One window of Corynebacterium sp. P3-F1 genomic DNA carries:
- a CDS encoding Nif3-like dinuclear metal center hexameric protein yields MTTTVADVVAALDAAYPPRLAESWDAVGLICGDPAADVSRVAFALDCTQAVAEQAVKLGADMLVVHHPLLMRGVTSVAADTPKGKVIHTLVTGGCALFAAHTNADSARPGVSDKLAELVGITPGRPIKVVDPDGRDLWGVHIPPADVAHVTDALFAAGAGSIGDYSECSFTWDGRGGFTPQPGANPTDGEVGSHYSAPETRVQFIAPSRLRSRLTEVLREVHPYEEPAFDVVQLAPTGVMSRATGLGRVGELPEPMTLRDFTQQVADALPETAWGVRAAGDPDQMVQKVAVSSGSGDSFLDAVRGLGVDVYVTSDLRHHPVDEHLRAGGPAVIDTAHWASEFPWTQQASEIVAKACPEVSTGIISVRTDPWTVSAHPRSVAGTD; encoded by the coding sequence ATGACAACGACTGTTGCTGATGTCGTCGCGGCGCTCGACGCCGCGTACCCGCCGCGGCTCGCCGAAAGCTGGGATGCCGTCGGCCTGATCTGCGGCGACCCCGCCGCTGACGTGTCGCGTGTGGCGTTCGCCCTCGACTGCACCCAGGCGGTCGCGGAGCAGGCGGTGAAACTAGGCGCCGACATGCTCGTCGTGCATCACCCGCTGCTCATGCGCGGCGTGACCTCCGTGGCCGCTGACACTCCGAAAGGCAAGGTCATCCACACCCTCGTGACTGGCGGCTGCGCCCTGTTCGCGGCGCACACCAACGCCGACTCCGCGCGCCCGGGGGTGTCAGACAAGCTCGCCGAACTCGTTGGCATCACGCCCGGCCGCCCGATCAAGGTGGTCGACCCAGACGGCCGCGACCTGTGGGGTGTGCACATCCCGCCCGCCGACGTCGCCCACGTCACCGACGCCCTCTTTGCTGCCGGCGCCGGCTCCATCGGCGACTACTCCGAGTGCTCCTTCACCTGGGACGGCCGCGGCGGCTTCACCCCGCAGCCCGGCGCGAACCCCACTGACGGCGAAGTCGGCTCCCACTACTCCGCACCGGAGACCCGGGTGCAGTTCATCGCACCGTCCCGGTTGCGCTCGCGCCTGACCGAGGTGTTGCGCGAGGTGCACCCGTACGAGGAGCCGGCGTTCGACGTGGTGCAGCTCGCACCAACTGGGGTTATGTCCCGCGCCACCGGTCTAGGGCGGGTCGGCGAGCTCCCGGAGCCGATGACGTTGCGCGATTTCACCCAGCAGGTCGCCGACGCACTGCCGGAGACCGCGTGGGGAGTCCGCGCCGCCGGCGACCCGGATCAGATGGTGCAGAAGGTCGCGGTGTCCTCCGGCTCGGGCGACAGCTTCCTGGATGCCGTGCGCGGCCTCGGAGTGGACGTGTACGTCACTTCCGACCTGCGCCACCACCCCGTCGACGAGCATCTGCGCGCGGGCGGCCCCGCAGTGATCGACACCGCGCACTGGGCCAGCGAATTCCCGTGGACGCAGCAGGCCAGCGAGATCGTCGCCAAGGCGTGCCCCGAGGTGTCCACCGGCATCATCTCCGTGCGCACCGACCCGTGGACGGTGTCCGCGCATCCGCGATC
- a CDS encoding HAD-IA family hydrolase — MITLLLDVDGTLIDSFPGIRDGFLHALDTVDWEHPSDEFIARIPGPPMEETLANLGMDDATRERAFAAYMDFTHAGGWQRASAFPGMRDLLASWKEEGFRVVTATSKGEGFARAVLEREGMLEHIDFLGAAQEDGPRRSKADVIAHVLDNVDIGRGLMIGDRLHDIEGAAHFGFPAVAVAWGYGTQEEWDRAWATAHTPAELDKIVTVFKEDQ; from the coding sequence GTGATCACACTGCTTCTCGACGTTGACGGCACACTCATCGACTCCTTCCCCGGCATTCGCGACGGTTTCCTCCACGCGCTCGACACGGTGGACTGGGAGCACCCGTCCGATGAGTTCATCGCGCGTATCCCGGGCCCGCCGATGGAGGAGACGCTGGCCAACTTGGGCATGGACGACGCGACGCGGGAGCGCGCTTTCGCCGCCTACATGGACTTCACGCACGCCGGCGGCTGGCAGCGCGCGTCCGCATTCCCGGGGATGCGCGACCTGCTCGCGTCCTGGAAGGAGGAGGGGTTCCGGGTGGTCACGGCGACGTCGAAAGGCGAAGGCTTCGCGCGCGCCGTCTTGGAGCGGGAAGGCATGCTTGAACACATCGACTTCCTCGGCGCGGCGCAGGAGGACGGTCCGCGGCGCAGCAAGGCCGACGTGATCGCGCATGTGCTGGATAATGTGGACATCGGCCGCGGGCTCATGATCGGCGACCGCCTCCACGACATCGAGGGGGCCGCGCACTTCGGCTTCCCCGCGGTCGCCGTCGCCTGGGGATACGGCACCCAGGAAGAATGGGACCGCGCGTGGGCCACCGCGCACACCCCGGCTGAGCTCGACAAAATAGTCACCGTTTTCAAGGAGGACCAGTGA
- a CDS encoding low molecular weight protein-tyrosine-phosphatase: MIRIDFVCTGNICRSPMAETIVRQKLIDAGLAPLVRVTSSGIGGWHVGNPADERALAELSAHGYDGSAHRAQQFGGEQMNADLIVALATRHVSELVAQGVPEEKIRLLRSFDPSAPENASVEDPYYGGPEGFTVTREQIEAAADGILDWVRAQVD; this comes from the coding sequence GTGATCCGAATCGACTTCGTGTGCACCGGCAACATCTGCCGCTCGCCGATGGCGGAAACGATCGTGCGCCAGAAGCTTATCGACGCCGGGTTGGCCCCCCTTGTCCGCGTCACCTCCTCCGGCATCGGCGGCTGGCACGTGGGCAACCCCGCCGACGAACGCGCCTTGGCAGAACTGTCCGCCCACGGCTACGACGGTTCCGCCCACCGCGCCCAACAGTTCGGCGGCGAGCAGATGAATGCCGACCTCATCGTCGCACTTGCCACCCGCCACGTTTCCGAGCTCGTCGCCCAGGGCGTACCCGAAGAGAAGATCCGCCTGTTGCGCTCCTTCGACCCGTCCGCACCGGAGAACGCAAGCGTCGAGGACCCCTACTACGGCGGCCCCGAAGGTTTCACCGTCACCCGCGAACAAATCGAAGCAGCCGCTGACGGCATTCTGGATTGGGTGCGCGCCCAGGTAGACTAA
- a CDS encoding SURF1 family protein, whose translation MTAPKTKPIWRTFLTPGWVLAAVFAVLFSWFAITWLSPWQLGKDHDIKERNERIEKAFEGDPVDADKLLASNSYEEWTRVTMTGHYLPDDELLLRLRPVEGAPAFQSLVPFQLDSGATILINRGWVPATDGGTTVPELAPAPSDPVTLLAMIHLSDTSTLEPIDDQGYTMVQTINTGQAAALTGTDLADPYAQLLADQPGVLNPIPLPVLDRGNHLSYGLQWIAFGIMAPAGLAYFIYSEVRERRRYATEQQEMAELVASGAHASPDAPDTCGDPADPAGPSTSAAAGNATKPTTSNRAPTRARYGHARSNPWATKPDEERF comes from the coding sequence GTGACCGCGCCGAAAACGAAGCCCATCTGGAGGACCTTTCTCACTCCCGGATGGGTACTCGCAGCCGTTTTCGCAGTGCTGTTCTCGTGGTTCGCCATCACGTGGCTGTCCCCCTGGCAGCTCGGAAAAGACCACGACATCAAGGAGCGCAACGAGCGGATCGAGAAGGCGTTCGAGGGGGACCCGGTGGACGCCGATAAGCTGCTTGCTTCGAACTCGTACGAGGAATGGACGCGCGTGACCATGACCGGGCACTACCTCCCCGACGACGAACTACTGCTGCGTTTGCGGCCCGTCGAAGGTGCGCCCGCCTTCCAGTCGCTTGTGCCGTTTCAGCTCGATAGCGGCGCAACAATCCTGATCAACCGAGGATGGGTGCCCGCCACCGACGGCGGCACCACCGTTCCCGAACTCGCCCCCGCACCCAGCGACCCCGTGACGTTGCTCGCCATGATCCACCTCAGCGACACCTCTACTTTGGAGCCCATCGACGACCAGGGCTACACCATGGTCCAGACCATCAACACCGGACAAGCCGCCGCTCTGACCGGAACCGACCTGGCCGACCCGTACGCGCAACTGCTCGCGGACCAACCCGGAGTGCTCAACCCCATTCCCCTGCCCGTCCTCGACCGGGGCAACCACCTCTCCTACGGCCTCCAATGGATCGCCTTCGGCATCATGGCACCCGCGGGACTCGCATACTTCATCTACTCCGAAGTCCGCGAACGCCGCCGGTACGCCACCGAACAACAGGAAATGGCTGAACTTGTCGCCTCCGGCGCCCATGCGTCGCCCGACGCTCCTGATACTTGTGGTGATCCTGCTGACCCTGCAGGCCCTTCTACTTCCGCGGCCGCCGGGAACGCCACAAAACCCACCACCTCTAACCGCGCTCCCACCCGCGCCCGCTACGGACACGCACGCTCCAACCCATGGGCCACCAAACCCGACGAAGAACGGTTCTAA
- a CDS encoding DUF3052 domain-containing protein — protein sequence MSATGAANYVDKLGISSGEVVQELGWDDDCDASISESIEDAIGEALLDDDTDELCDVVLLWHRADDEDLVDALVDATRNLSDSGRIWLLTPGANQAGEVHPGDISESAQLAGLVQTKADRLGDWQGSCLRSAGAKK from the coding sequence GTGAGCGCCACTGGTGCCGCCAACTACGTGGATAAGCTCGGTATTTCGAGTGGCGAGGTTGTCCAGGAGCTCGGTTGGGACGATGACTGCGACGCATCGATTTCGGAGTCCATCGAGGATGCGATCGGGGAAGCGCTGCTTGACGACGATACAGATGAGCTCTGCGACGTCGTCCTCCTCTGGCACCGCGCTGATGACGAGGACTTGGTGGACGCACTCGTTGATGCCACGCGCAATCTTTCCGACTCCGGTCGCATCTGGCTGTTGACCCCCGGCGCAAACCAGGCCGGGGAGGTCCACCCCGGCGATATTTCCGAATCTGCCCAGCTTGCAGGCCTTGTTCAGACCAAGGCCGACCGTCTCGGTGACTGGCAGGGTTCGTGCCTCCGCAGCGCCGGCGCAAAGAAATAA
- the aceE gene encoding pyruvate dehydrogenase (acetyl-transferring), homodimeric type, which yields MVLSDPENLNDSNVPLIRDGVASYLHDPDPEETKEWMDSLDGLLEASDAERARYLMLRLLERASAQRVPLPSLTSTDFVNTIPTKLEPDFPGDEAMEKRYRRWIRWNAAIMVHRAQRPGIKVGGHISTYASAAALYEVGFNHFFHGKDAPQRGDQIFMQGHASPGMYARAFLEGRLTEEQMDGFRQQHSRPGVGMPSYPHPHDMPEFWEFPTVSMGLGPMNAIYQARFNKYLQHRGIKDTDQQHVWAFLGDGEMDEPESRGLLQMASLYELDNLTFVINCNLQRLDGPVRGNGQIVQELESFFIGAGWNVIKVVWGREWDELLEKDEDGALVHIMNTTKDGDYQTFKANDGAYVREHFFGRDERTKKLVEDMTDEEIWNLRRGGHDYRKVYAAYKKALETKNGKPTVILAHTIKGYGLGHSFEGRNATHQMKSLTIDDLKLFRDKQEIPISDEELEKDPYLPPYYNPGPESEEIKYMLERRKELGGYLPERREDYTPLEVPDLDKTYKVLFKDSGKQKVATTMALVRTFKALMRDKEIGKRVVPIIPDEARTFGLDSWFPTLKIYNPKGQNYVPVDHDLQLSYRESPEGQILHEGINEDGSSASFIAAATSYATHGEPMIPMYIFYSMFGFQRCGDNFWAAGDQMGRGFIVGATAGRTTLFGEGLQHMDGHSPVLASTNPSIVAYDPAFAYEMPYLINRGIERMYGPDGGENVMYYLTVYNEPIHQPARPDDLDVEGLHKGIYLYDRGEDKENTVSLLASGVAMPWALRAQQILQDDYNVGAAVYSVTSWTELARDGAARNKARILNPSEDPGEAFATTQLKQTEGPYIATSDFTTELQEMIRPYVPGRYTVLGADGFGFSDTREAARRYYNIDAESMVVAALTALADEGKIDISVAAQAAKDLKVDDPTAAEPVHSGSDDGDENAMG from the coding sequence ATGGTCTTGTCTGACCCCGAAAACCTGAACGATTCGAACGTCCCTCTCATCCGTGACGGCGTCGCGTCCTACCTGCACGACCCGGACCCGGAAGAGACCAAGGAGTGGATGGACTCTTTGGACGGGCTGCTCGAAGCCTCTGACGCGGAGCGCGCCCGCTATCTGATGCTGCGCCTGCTGGAGCGCGCCTCGGCTCAGCGCGTGCCGCTGCCTTCGTTGACGTCGACCGACTTTGTCAACACCATCCCGACCAAGCTCGAGCCGGACTTCCCCGGCGACGAGGCAATGGAAAAGCGCTACCGCCGCTGGATCCGCTGGAACGCCGCCATCATGGTGCACCGCGCTCAGCGCCCCGGCATTAAGGTCGGCGGTCACATCTCCACCTACGCCTCCGCCGCAGCGCTCTACGAGGTCGGTTTCAACCATTTTTTCCACGGCAAGGACGCGCCACAACGTGGCGACCAGATCTTCATGCAGGGCCACGCATCGCCGGGTATGTACGCCCGCGCCTTCCTCGAAGGCCGCTTGACCGAAGAGCAGATGGACGGTTTCCGCCAGCAGCACTCCCGCCCAGGAGTGGGCATGCCGTCCTACCCGCACCCGCACGACATGCCGGAGTTCTGGGAATTCCCGACCGTGTCCATGGGTCTCGGCCCGATGAACGCGATCTACCAGGCACGCTTCAACAAGTACCTGCAGCACCGCGGAATCAAGGACACCGACCAGCAGCACGTCTGGGCGTTCCTCGGTGACGGCGAGATGGACGAGCCGGAATCCCGCGGCCTGCTCCAAATGGCCAGCCTGTACGAGCTAGACAACCTGACCTTCGTGATCAACTGCAACCTGCAGCGTCTCGACGGCCCGGTGCGCGGCAACGGCCAGATCGTCCAAGAGCTGGAGTCCTTCTTTATTGGTGCCGGCTGGAACGTCATCAAGGTTGTCTGGGGCCGAGAGTGGGACGAGCTGCTCGAAAAGGATGAGGACGGCGCTCTCGTCCACATCATGAACACCACCAAGGACGGCGACTACCAGACCTTCAAAGCTAACGACGGCGCGTACGTCCGTGAGCACTTCTTCGGCCGCGACGAGCGCACCAAGAAGCTCGTGGAGGACATGACGGACGAGGAGATCTGGAACCTGCGCCGCGGCGGCCACGACTACCGCAAGGTCTACGCCGCATACAAGAAGGCTCTGGAAACCAAGAACGGCAAGCCGACCGTCATCCTCGCGCACACCATCAAGGGCTACGGCCTGGGCCACAGCTTCGAGGGCCGCAACGCCACCCACCAGATGAAGAGCCTCACCATCGACGACCTGAAGCTCTTCCGCGACAAGCAGGAAATCCCGATCTCTGACGAAGAGCTGGAGAAGGATCCGTACCTGCCGCCGTACTACAACCCGGGCCCTGAGTCCGAGGAAATCAAGTACATGCTCGAGCGCCGCAAGGAACTTGGCGGCTACCTGCCGGAGCGCCGCGAGGACTACACGCCTCTCGAGGTGCCCGACCTAGACAAGACGTACAAGGTCCTGTTCAAGGACTCCGGCAAGCAGAAGGTCGCCACAACGATGGCGCTTGTCCGCACCTTCAAGGCGCTCATGCGCGACAAGGAGATCGGCAAGCGAGTCGTCCCGATCATCCCGGACGAGGCCCGCACCTTTGGTCTGGACTCCTGGTTCCCGACCCTGAAGATCTACAACCCGAAGGGCCAGAACTACGTCCCGGTCGACCACGACCTGCAGCTCTCCTACCGCGAGTCTCCGGAGGGGCAGATCCTGCACGAGGGCATCAACGAGGACGGGTCGTCGGCAAGCTTCATCGCCGCCGCAACAAGCTATGCGACGCACGGTGAACCCATGATCCCGATGTACATCTTCTACTCGATGTTCGGTTTCCAGCGCTGCGGCGACAACTTCTGGGCAGCTGGCGACCAGATGGGCCGCGGCTTCATCGTCGGTGCTACCGCCGGCCGCACCACCCTGTTCGGTGAGGGCCTGCAGCACATGGACGGCCACTCCCCCGTCTTGGCCTCCACTAACCCGTCGATCGTCGCGTACGACCCCGCGTTCGCTTACGAGATGCCGTACCTGATCAACCGTGGTATCGAGCGCATGTACGGCCCGGACGGCGGCGAGAACGTCATGTACTACCTCACCGTGTACAACGAGCCGATCCACCAGCCGGCTCGCCCCGACGACCTCGACGTCGAAGGCCTGCACAAGGGCATCTACCTCTACGACCGCGGCGAGGACAAGGAGAACACCGTGTCCCTCCTCGCCTCCGGCGTGGCCATGCCGTGGGCACTCCGCGCACAGCAGATCCTCCAGGACGACTACAACGTCGGCGCAGCCGTCTACTCCGTCACCTCCTGGACCGAGCTGGCCCGCGACGGTGCAGCCCGCAACAAGGCACGCATCCTCAACCCGTCCGAGGACCCGGGCGAGGCATTCGCCACGACGCAGCTCAAGCAGACCGAAGGCCCGTACATTGCGACGAGCGACTTCACCACCGAGCTGCAGGAGATGATCCGCCCCTACGTCCCGGGCCGCTACACCGTCCTCGGTGCCGACGGCTTCGGCTTCTCCGACACCCGCGAGGCCGCACGCCGCTACTACAACATCGACGCCGAGTCCATGGTCGTCGCAGCGCTCACCGCGCTTGCCGACGAAGGCAAGATCGACATCTCCGTCGCCGCCCAAGCCGCCAAGGACCTCAAGGTCGACGACCCGACCGCCGCTGAGCCTGTTCACTCCGGCTCCGACGACGGCGACGAGAACGCGATGGGCTAA
- a CDS encoding acyl carrier protein, producing MELSQRLDLAKLGLDPDLVPDESFDGLPNNVDATSGGSRGSADGAGSSAGGDTLAQLAGLLARVDAIEDANDVDPSDTFDSLGVDSLTRIELAVRAEEHFGVRVDEENLDPSTTLGDMAQFFAERTREAAG from the coding sequence ATGGAACTTTCGCAACGCCTCGACCTGGCCAAGCTCGGCTTGGACCCCGATCTTGTCCCCGACGAATCCTTCGACGGCCTGCCCAACAACGTGGACGCAACCTCCGGCGGCTCCAGAGGCAGCGCTGACGGAGCCGGTAGTTCGGCAGGAGGCGATACGCTCGCTCAGCTGGCGGGTCTACTCGCACGGGTCGACGCGATCGAGGACGCGAACGATGTCGATCCGAGTGACACCTTCGACAGTCTCGGCGTCGATTCCCTCACTCGCATCGAGCTCGCGGTCCGCGCTGAAGAGCACTTCGGGGTACGCGTGGACGAAGAAAACCTCGACCCGTCGACGACCTTGGGCGACATGGCCCAATTCTTCGCCGAGAGAACTAGAGAAGCCGCGGGCTAA
- a CDS encoding trimeric intracellular cation channel family protein: protein MYFGGIDNAVGQAIAILDLIGVFLNAIIGGTVARRMKFDAVGFILIAIISGMAGGMMRDALIGNTPVAALVDPWYISVAVLGAAVAFFANLQGYFWELARFHGDMIILGVWCTTGTVTAIGAGVAWPGCILMGILTATGGMVIREVLIGRIPRILNDQQMYVVPAIAGSITAMVLYNTGFPTAALASAPLVAFVLGTAAYWAGWYVPVTMDSAPMNTWARYALTRLAKLEPAAFRRWRHTKSSHPAEDPLADDGMMPTKGEVRHALRGGASPLRGPGPELKPATPEEFLGALYRVYVHPDGDESEGGWARREEV from the coding sequence GTGTATTTCGGTGGAATCGACAACGCAGTAGGCCAAGCAATCGCCATCCTCGACCTGATCGGGGTGTTCCTCAACGCCATCATCGGCGGCACCGTCGCGCGGCGCATGAAATTCGACGCCGTCGGTTTCATACTCATCGCCATTATCTCCGGCATGGCCGGCGGCATGATGCGCGATGCCCTCATCGGGAATACCCCTGTCGCCGCGCTCGTGGACCCCTGGTACATCTCCGTCGCCGTCCTCGGTGCCGCCGTCGCCTTCTTCGCCAACCTCCAGGGCTACTTCTGGGAACTCGCACGCTTCCACGGCGACATGATCATTCTCGGCGTCTGGTGCACCACCGGCACCGTCACCGCCATTGGCGCCGGTGTCGCCTGGCCCGGCTGCATCCTCATGGGCATCCTCACCGCCACCGGCGGCATGGTCATCCGCGAAGTCCTCATCGGGCGCATCCCCCGCATCCTCAACGACCAGCAAATGTACGTCGTCCCCGCCATCGCCGGCTCCATCACCGCCATGGTCCTCTACAACACCGGGTTCCCCACCGCCGCGCTCGCCTCCGCGCCGCTCGTTGCCTTCGTCCTCGGCACCGCCGCCTACTGGGCCGGCTGGTACGTCCCCGTCACCATGGATAGCGCCCCCATGAACACCTGGGCCCGCTACGCGCTCACGCGGCTGGCCAAACTCGAGCCCGCCGCTTTTCGACGTTGGCGCCACACCAAGTCCTCCCACCCCGCCGAAGACCCCCTCGCCGACGACGGCATGATGCCCACCAAGGGTGAAGTCCGCCATGCCCTCCGTGGCGGTGCCAGCCCCCTGCGCGGTCCCGGCCCCGAACTCAAGCCCGCCACCCCCGAGGAATTCCTCGGTGCTCTTTACCGCGTCTACGTCCACCCCGACGGCGATGAATCCGAAGGGGGATGGGCCCGCCGCGAAGAGGTGTAG
- a CDS encoding serine hydrolase has protein sequence MELAPHLENWPADTVAAALIAPGSADETDTFGDQKHVFELASVTKLLSAYAFLMAVEEGVFELDTPCGPEGSTVKHLLAHASGVGFDTREPQKPAGERRIYSSAGYEILAERLENETGMTFTDYAAQGVFEPLGMSSTEIYGSAGHGGRSNVDNLLSFARELLAPTLLAETTVRRAFTNQFGDLRGIVPGYGMQKPCHWGLGFEIKGSKDPHWTGDGMPADTVGHFGMAGTYLWLIPTWSDSPAAGTAMVALTDRQFGDWAKPLWHDSNTRIFSELA, from the coding sequence ATGGAACTCGCCCCGCACCTTGAAAACTGGCCCGCCGACACCGTCGCCGCCGCGCTGATCGCCCCCGGCTCAGCCGATGAGACCGACACGTTCGGAGATCAGAAGCATGTCTTCGAGCTCGCCAGCGTGACCAAGCTCTTGTCCGCCTACGCTTTCCTCATGGCGGTGGAGGAAGGCGTCTTCGAGCTGGACACCCCCTGCGGGCCGGAAGGGTCCACCGTAAAGCATCTGCTGGCGCACGCCTCCGGCGTGGGATTCGACACCCGAGAGCCGCAGAAGCCCGCGGGGGAGCGCCGCATCTATTCGTCTGCCGGTTACGAGATCCTCGCCGAGCGCCTGGAAAACGAAACCGGCATGACATTCACCGACTACGCCGCCCAGGGAGTCTTCGAGCCCCTCGGCATGAGCTCGACCGAGATCTACGGTTCGGCGGGGCATGGGGGAAGGTCGAACGTCGATAATCTGCTCTCTTTTGCGCGCGAACTTCTCGCACCCACGCTGCTCGCGGAAACCACCGTCCGCCGGGCGTTCACCAATCAATTCGGCGATCTGCGCGGCATCGTGCCCGGCTACGGAATGCAGAAACCGTGCCACTGGGGCCTCGGTTTCGAAATCAAGGGCAGCAAAGACCCCCATTGGACTGGCGACGGGATGCCCGCCGACACCGTCGGCCACTTCGGCATGGCCGGCACATACCTGTGGCTCATCCCCACCTGGTCCGACTCGCCCGCCGCAGGCACCGCCATGGTCGCGCTCACCGACCGCCAATTCGGTGACTGGGCCAAACCGCTTTGGCACGACTCCAATACCCGCATCTTCAGCGAACTGGCTTAG
- a CDS encoding AbgT family transporter — MSATTETKRKESRGESAGFLGWIEKIGNKLPDPFWLFVILSGVVAVSSWMASRAGLSAVDPSSGEEIHVENLLTGENLSRMVSDAVENFISFPPLGVILAVMLGVAIAEKAGLLSALVRRMVVRVSPKMLTFMVALAGVTGSVASDAIYVIIIPLGAMAFYAVGRSPIVGAMVAFAASSAGFNSSLILNITDLLLAGISTSAAQLVDENYIVSPLANIFFVIPSAVVLSLIITVVTEFYVDKKAKQLIDDDHIDTSELAFDYDTEPDDADSDASSDSDTDSEGASQDDLALSPLEQKGLIWSGVALLAFLAVYFALLFIPGSPFARPDEGFMQSPLIQAIAVPIALAFFLCGLVFGLIIGTVKSASDIPAFMAKGLETLLPMMVLFFAVSQFLAWFQWSNLGSWTAIRGAELLQAWNLPNVLLFAAFVLMVALINLFVTSGSAQWALMAPVVVPMMMYVGIAPEVTQMLFRIGDSPSNIISPMSPYFAVALTFLQKYYRKAGVGTLMSLALPYSMAMCVGWFLFFVIWYFLGIPLGPGAPMTYDV, encoded by the coding sequence ATGAGCGCCACAACCGAAACAAAGCGCAAGGAAAGTAGGGGCGAGTCGGCGGGATTCCTCGGCTGGATCGAGAAGATCGGCAATAAATTGCCGGACCCGTTCTGGCTATTCGTGATCCTCTCGGGAGTCGTGGCGGTGTCGTCGTGGATGGCGAGCCGAGCGGGGCTGAGTGCGGTCGACCCGTCGTCGGGCGAGGAAATCCACGTCGAGAACCTCCTGACGGGCGAGAATCTGTCGCGGATGGTCTCCGACGCGGTGGAGAATTTCATTAGCTTCCCGCCGCTCGGCGTGATTCTCGCGGTGATGCTCGGCGTCGCCATCGCGGAAAAAGCCGGCCTTTTGTCCGCGCTGGTGCGCCGCATGGTGGTACGCGTCAGCCCGAAGATGCTCACCTTCATGGTGGCGCTCGCGGGCGTGACCGGCTCCGTCGCGTCTGACGCGATCTACGTGATCATCATTCCGCTCGGCGCGATGGCCTTCTACGCGGTCGGCCGCTCCCCGATCGTCGGCGCGATGGTGGCGTTCGCCGCATCGTCCGCGGGTTTCAATTCATCGCTGATCCTCAACATCACCGACCTGCTGCTCGCCGGCATCTCCACGTCGGCGGCGCAGCTAGTGGACGAGAACTATATTGTCTCCCCTCTAGCCAACATCTTCTTCGTCATCCCGTCTGCCGTGGTTCTGTCGCTGATCATCACGGTCGTCACCGAGTTTTACGTGGACAAGAAAGCCAAGCAGCTTATCGACGACGACCACATCGACACCTCCGAACTCGCCTTCGACTACGACACGGAGCCGGATGACGCTGACTCCGATGCTTCTTCGGACTCTGACACTGACTCTGAGGGCGCCTCACAAGACGACCTCGCCCTGTCCCCCTTGGAGCAAAAGGGGCTGATCTGGTCCGGCGTCGCGCTGCTGGCGTTTTTGGCCGTCTACTTCGCCCTGCTGTTCATCCCCGGTTCCCCCTTCGCGCGACCGGACGAAGGCTTCATGCAATCCCCGCTCATCCAGGCCATCGCCGTGCCGATCGCCCTTGCGTTCTTCCTATGCGGCCTGGTCTTCGGCCTGATCATCGGCACCGTGAAGTCCGCCTCAGACATCCCGGCCTTCATGGCCAAGGGCCTGGAAACATTGTTGCCGATGATGGTGCTCTTCTTCGCCGTCTCCCAGTTCCTCGCCTGGTTCCAGTGGTCCAATTTGGGCTCCTGGACCGCGATCCGCGGCGCCGAGCTCCTCCAGGCCTGGAACCTCCCGAACGTCCTCCTGTTCGCGGCTTTCGTGCTCATGGTTGCCCTGATCAACTTGTTCGTCACCTCCGGCTCCGCCCAGTGGGCCCTGATGGCACCAGTCGTGGTGCCGATGATGATGTACGTCGGCATCGCCCCCGAAGTCACCCAAATGCTCTTCCGTATCGGTGACTCCCCCTCCAACATCATCAGCCCGATGTCCCCGTACTTTGCTGTCGCACTGACGTTCCTGCAGAAGTACTACAGGAAAGCCGGTGTGGGCACCCTCATGTCCCTCGCACTGCCCTACTCCATGGCCATGTGCGTGGGCTGGTTCCTGTTCTTCGTCATCTGGTACTTCCTCGGTATTCCGCTAGGC